The Bos indicus isolate NIAB-ARS_2022 breed Sahiwal x Tharparkar chromosome X, NIAB-ARS_B.indTharparkar_mat_pri_1.0, whole genome shotgun sequence genome has a window encoding:
- the LOC139176085 gene encoding testis-expressed protein 13D-like, with protein MALDGEDPRSGFRHRDVVTFINQEVLGNGGGPDFYMTYRSRPWNEIEDELQSVLADIHVPLNLKRACAWSALALSVRVATRQREQQARRVQRLQEQVEERETATWALASQLQRLREERKQVVMQLRRTRQDLQQALSEREALRGQLLQAQRAVSSRSPQLRADTWPVTAEERNKLLVATSQRRRLEAQREEAQYALAGGVQYVQGAQGPWAQVAQPPAPMPCPRHTPYPMPFPYPPPPPPRVLSEAEGAAATAAACAAPQMPAPVMCAPAMWPVVVSQEEVALPWYQRVEGRGEGPHFGNPEGHFQVDPMYQQSQDRMPRTPDGSSSEAEGSPAPYV; from the exons ATGGCCTTGGACGGCGAAGATCCCAGGAGCGGTTTTCGCCACAGAGACGTAGTTACATTCATCAACCAAGAAGTACTCGGTAACGGCGGCGGCCCAGATTTCTACATGACCTACCGCTCGCGGCCCTGGAATGAGATCGAGGACGAGCTGCAGTCCGTCTTGGCCGACATACATGTACCTCTCAACCTCAAGAGGGCCTGTGCCTGGAGCGCGCTGGCCTTGAGCGTGCGGGTGGCCACGAGGCAGCGAGAGCAGCAGGCCCGCCGCGTCCAGCGGCTGCAGGAGCAGGTGGAGGAGCGCGAGACGGCCACCTGGGCCCTGGCCTCGCAGCTGCAGCGTCTGCGCGAGGAGCGTAAGCAGGTGGTCATGCAGTTGCGCCGCACGCGCCAAGACCTGCAACAGGCGCTGAGCGAGCGCGAGGCCCTGCGCGGGCAGCTGCTGCAGGCCCAGAGAGCAGTCAGCTCTCGATCCCCGCAGCTCCGGGCTGACACGTGGCCCGTGACCGCTGAGGAGCGCAACAAGTTGCTGGTCGCGACCTCGCAGCGAAGGCGGCTGGAGGCCCAGAGGGAGGAGGCGCAGTATGCTTTGGCAGGCGGTGTGCAGTacgtgcagggggcccagggtccCTGGGCCCAGGTTGCTCAACCCCCAGCTCCCATGCCATGCCCCAGGCACACGCCATACCCCATGCCATTCCCATacccaccacctcccccacctAGGGTACTCTCAGAAGCCGAAGGAGCCGCCGCCACAGCAGCAGCATGCGCGGCCCCCCAGATGCCTGCTCCGGTGATGTGTGCACCTGCTATGTGGCCTGTAGTTGTGTCCCAGGAAGAGGTAGCCCTGCCGTGGTACCAGAGGGTCGAAGGCCGAGGGGAAGGTCCCCACTTCGGAAACCCCGAGGGGCACTTCCAAGTTGACCCAATGTATCAACAGTCTCAGGATCGGATGCCCAGGACTCCAGATG GATCTTCATCTGAGGCTGAAGGAAGTCCAGCTCCCTATGTGTGA